The Chryseolinea soli nucleotide sequence CCAACGTCCCCCTGTTGCGGACCACGTTGATGTATGCGGACGACACCATTTTCTTCGATTACTACAACGCCTCCGTGAAAACCCCGAGGACTTCTTTCTATGCTAATCCTCCGCAGGAAGAGAAGGCGTTGTACGAGCTGTTGCAGTCGTTGGTAAAGTGAAAGGAAACGGTGAAACAAACCGTTGAGGGAGCTGATCATAGGTTGAATAAGCAGTCAATTTACGTCTAACGCGCTGTCTTCCACCTACATGTCAATATCAACCTTTCACTCACCCGGGACACCCACCTGATAATCGGGGGGCGGTCCGGCTCTTCCAATGTGGAAATTTGCAGTCTCAACTACCCCCAGATATGAAATTAAGACAAAAGATCACGCTCCTGATCAGCCTTGCTCTGCTGGTGCCTACTGTTGTCATCAGCACGGTAGCCATCTACAAGATCAAAAGCCAAGCCAACCGCGACATTGCGGAGTATCACGACGAGGAGTTTGCTCAGCTTAAAGTCTATCTGAAACACATTACCGACATCGCCTATGGCGTGATCGAAGCGCAACACAAAGCGCTCGCCGATTCGATCACCCGCTTCAACCAACACGCCGACTCCACCCAGGCCAAGCGGTCGCTCACACCGGCTATGATGGACCCCGCCTTGCAAGAATTGTCGTCCATCCGCTTCGACAATGGCGAAGGCTATTTTTGGGTGACCGACAACAAGCTTCCTTTCCCCACCATGCTGATGCATGCCGAAAAGAAAGACCTGAAAGGCAAGGTGCTGGACGATCCCAAACACAACGTGGAAAAGGAGAAAGGCCGCAACATCTACCAGGTCCGTGCCGAGCGTGCCAATGCCGACGGCGATGCGTTTGTGGAATACATTATGAAAAAGCCCGGCACGCAGGAAGTGGTGAACAAGATCTCCTACTCGCGTTTATATAAGCCCCTGGGCTGGATCGTGTCTACCGGGTTTTATACCGATGCGATCGATCAGGCGGTCGCGGAAAAAAAAGCAGCGTCAAACCAGCAAGTGGGGCAGATGGTTTTCTTCATTCTGGCGCTGGCAGCCTTTATCCTGGCCGTTGGACTGACGGTGTCCATCTATTTTAGCAAGGCGTTGACCACCGCTATTCTCAACATCAAAGATACGCTGGAGCAATTGGCGCAAGGACGCCAGGTGGAACAAGTGCATGTGCACCGCCGCGATGAGATCGGCTCGATGACGCACTCGCTCAATGCGCTGGTGCTCGGACTGTCGTCGTATACTTCCTTTGCCAAAGAGATCGGCGAGGGCAACTTGCAACAGACCTTCACGCCCCTGAGCCAGCAGGATATTCTCGGCAACGAATTGCTGTCGATGCGCAACAACCTGAAAAAAGCGGCCGACGAAAAAGCCATTCGCGATTGGGCCAACGAAGGCCTGGCATCGCTTGGCGAGGTGCTGCGCCGCAACAACATGAACACCCAGGAACTCGCCACGGAGACGCTGCGGGAATTGGTGAAATACACGAAGATGAACCAGGCGGCGCTCTTCATGATGGAAGAAGGATCGGGCGAGAACGATCAATATTTGCAATTGGTGGCGGCCTACGCTTATGAGCGAAGAAAATATATGCAGAAGACCATTGCCGTTGGAGAGGGTATGGTGGGCCAGTGTGTGTTGGAGCGCGGCACGATTCACTTGCGTGAAGTGCCCGAGGAGTATGTCAACATCACGTCGGGCCTGGGTCATGCCGTGCCGCGGACGTTGTTGATCATGCCGCTGATCTATAATGAGGTGGTATACGGTGTTTTGGAGATGGCTTCGTTCCGCGAATTTGGTGATCACGAGATCGCCTTCCTGGAAAAGATCGCCCAAAGCATTGCGGGCACCATCGCTAGCGTCCAGACCAATGAACGCACAAAAAAGTTACTGGAACAGAGCCAGCAGATGTCGGAGGAGATGAAAGCGCAGGAAGAAGAATTGCGCCAGAACCAGGAAGAGCTTCAGGCTACCTCCGAACAAATGCGTCGCCGGCAGGTGGAGTTGGAAAAAGAGAACGAGCGCTTGAAAGATACGCTTCGTTCGTCGGGGGTTGACGTCCAGACAACACGCACAGCTTATCAGACCGTATGATGATACACTACACTTCACGCCCACGGCTTTTTGTCCTGGCGAGTCTTTTCCTCCTAACGTCCATCCCAACCCTGGCGCAGGAAAAATATTGGGTGAAGCCGGACAGTCTCTACAAGTACGTGCAGCCCTCGGCCGCCCTGCAATTTTGGGGAACGTATACGTCTGGCGAGAAGGCGCAGTTTGCTGCAAACGGTCCGTTGGAAGCCGTCCAAAATCGCGTGAGCTTTATGGCGCGTCGCGCGCGTCTGGGCTTTAGCGGAAAGCCATACAAGGGCCTGAGCTACGCGGTGATGATCCAGTACGACAACCTGGGCAAAGACAAACTCAGCGGCGTGCGCGGAGCTACCAACACGGGAACACTCGGCATACTGGATGCGTATGTCACCTGGCGCTTTACCAAAAATGAAATGGGCGCCATCACCGTGGGTTATTTCCAACCGCAGATCAGCCGCGAATGTATTACCGGCGACTTGTTGGTGAACTCGTTCGACAAATCCGTTTCGCAAACCTATATCCGTCAGCACATGGATGGCAAAAGCTATGGCCGGGCTACGGGTTTGAACATTGGCGGCTTAAAAAATTCCGGGTCCTTTTCGTTTGGTTACAACGTAGGGATATTCAACAATGTGACCACCGCAGCCGACCCCAAGAACTTTCCCGAAAGCGCCGGCAAGTACTGGTCGCCGTTGACGGTGGAGCGGCTCACGTTCACCTTTGGTGATCCCGAAAAAAAGACCTACTCGATCAACTACGATGCGAACAACTATTACAGCAAACGCAACGGAGTGACCTTCGCCGTCTTTGGCTCGCAGCAGGGGCGTACCGATATTTTTCAAAACAACCACGTGAACGGATTTGACGTGCTCTTCAACTACAAAAACCTGAACCTTGACGGCGAATGGTCATGGCTTGAACGCAAAGCCGAAGGCCACACCCTTCGCGGTCAGACGGGACACATTCGCGCGGGATACAACATCGTAGTATCCGAAAAATATTTCCTGGAACCTTGTTTTATGTTGACGGACTATAGCGGCGACAGCAGTGGATCGGTTTCGGGCAGCGACCGTTTGTATGATGCAGGCGTGAACTGGTACCTCAATAAAAAGAACTGCAAGCTGAGTGTCCATTACATTGTGCAGGAGGGTGCCGGGGTCAATGGCTACACGGATGGGGTGACGTTTCAGAAAGGAAATTATGCCGGCGCTTCGTTGGTGTTGATGATTTAGGTTGAGGGATAAGAATAGTAAAGATAGGGTTAAACGTTAGGCGTTATTTTGTTTTGGGTTGTGGGACTGACTGTTTGCTTACGCGGCAGGAAGTCCCTTTTTTATGGCACTGCTTAAAGGCATTCGCCTGGATACAATATTCCCATAACTGCGGTGGCGCGTCATGCCATCAAAAATGTGGACACCGATCGAGGTATTGTGTGGCTGCCACAGGCAGGTGGGAAGTCAAGATTTTTTTAGCCCATTGAGAATTAAATCGAATAGTTGATTTTGTCTGCTTTCCAGAGACTCCACCGTTTGGTCGGCTTCCATGATGTCCCATTCAAGCACGTTGATTCGCAATTCGGCTAACAGCATCGTATCAAAATTGCGATATATCCCCGTTTGCTGACCTTTCACAAACAAGTCATTTAACATGATGATCAGTTCATGTTTGTATCGTTTTATCAGTTTGTAGGCGGCAGGATAATACTTCCGGATATCATAAAAGAACATGGGTCCCGCTTCGAGGGCGCGGTTAACGATGAACCCGTTAAAAATAGAGAGTCGTTTGATCTCCGTTTCTTCCCGAGTCATCCGGCTTTTGAGATCCAATCTGCTTTTTTCGACGGATAGTTTTACGAAATCCGTTACCATGGCATCCTTATCGGTGTAAACCTTGTAAAGCGTTTTCTTGGAGACACCCAGGTGTCTGGAGATATCATCCATGGTTACCCCATGGAATCCCCATTTTCCGAACAGGTGTCCACACCCTGCCAGTATGTGATCTTTCTCCATAACTAGTTCGTATCAGGGACCGCCATGGCGCCATGCGATCCGATTCGCTTAATGCCCTAATTCTCCCAGGGTTCTTTTTAAATTCGCTTCGGCTATTTTATAGCCGACCTTTGCATCAATAACGTTGCTATAGGCTTGCTGCCAGATGGTTTGTGCATCCAGGACATCTTTTCCGGCGATGGTACCGGCTTGGAAACGGTCTCGACTTAATCGTAAATTTTCGGCGGCTTGTTCTAAAGAAAGCGCTGCCAATTTAACGCGTCTTGCATTTTGGTTCAGTTGTAAGACCGACTGCTGTACTTGCAGCGAGATAATTTCTTTGCTCTCCTGGAGTTGATGTTCCTGCGCATAAATACGGTATTGCTGTTCTCTCACCTTCTCCGTTCGCTTGCCCCAACCGAATAGGGGAACATTCACGGTTAACAAACCATAATAGCTGGCGAGCGATGTGCCATTATTTTCCGGATTGATCCCTTGCTTCCCAAACGCACTGACACCGCTGATGCCGAGTGAAATACTGGGCAACAGTTCTCCTCTGTAAATTCGCTCCTGTAGCCGGGCAGATTCCAATGTTTTCTCCTGGATGCGAATTTCCGAGCGAACCGTCTGTGCGTGTGTTGTCAAGTCGGAAATGGAAAGCGAGTCAAACGTTCCGGTGATGCTATCCGATACATTGAAGTCTATGCTATCGGCCAGGCCAGTGAGTTGCGCCAGATTCAGCTTTGCCAGCGTAAGTGCATCTCGCCCTTGGATCAGGTTTAACGCGTTTTGATTTTGCTGGACGCGGGCGCGGAGCAGATCGTTTTTATAGGTAATGCCGGCAGTATATTGGTTGTTAATGTCGACGACTAACGCAGTCAATTGCTTGTGGCTCTGCTCGGCTAATGCAATTTGCTCTTTTGCGGAGATCACTTGCCAGTAGGTCACTTCGGTATTGTACAGCACATCGGAAGTGGTCAACGCCTTGCGTTCCGTTTGAATGTCCACCGTGGCGGCGGCCACTTTTTTCTCCAATTGGTTTCTGCCTCCCGAATAGATGGGCTGGTTAAAATTGATCCCCGGACTTACACCCTGTTCGGGCAGTAGCGTGTTGAGCGGTTTTCCAAAATAAAATCCGGTCACCGAACCGTCAATGGTAAACTTACTCTTGGTGTCGGCCTGCTTTTTTTGCGATTCGGCAACCAGAATATTCTGATCCGCGGTTTTTATATTGTTATTCTGACGGATAGCGAGTTGTCTAAACTCATCCAGCGTTATGTTGCGCTGCGCCGCCACGAACGAAGACTGTAGTAACGCGAGTATGAATATGAATAAGGAGCCCGGGAGGATCCCCGATGTTGTCGACTTCATTTGATGTTATTTT carries:
- a CDS encoding TetR/AcrR family transcriptional regulator; translated protein: MEKDHILAGCGHLFGKWGFHGVTMDDISRHLGVSKKTLYKVYTDKDAMVTDFVKLSVEKSRLDLKSRMTREETEIKRLSIFNGFIVNRALEAGPMFFYDIRKYYPAAYKLIKRYKHELIIMLNDLFVKGQQTGIYRNFDTMLLAELRINVLEWDIMEADQTVESLESRQNQLFDLILNGLKKS
- a CDS encoding TolC family protein, translated to MKSTTSGILPGSLFIFILALLQSSFVAAQRNITLDEFRQLAIRQNNNIKTADQNILVAESQKKQADTKSKFTIDGSVTGFYFGKPLNTLLPEQGVSPGINFNQPIYSGGRNQLEKKVAAATVDIQTERKALTTSDVLYNTEVTYWQVISAKEQIALAEQSHKQLTALVVDINNQYTAGITYKNDLLRARVQQNQNALNLIQGRDALTLAKLNLAQLTGLADSIDFNVSDSITGTFDSLSISDLTTHAQTVRSEIRIQEKTLESARLQERIYRGELLPSISLGISGVSAFGKQGINPENNGTSLASYYGLLTVNVPLFGWGKRTEKVREQQYRIYAQEHQLQESKEIISLQVQQSVLQLNQNARRVKLAALSLEQAAENLRLSRDRFQAGTIAGKDVLDAQTIWQQAYSNVIDAKVGYKIAEANLKRTLGELGH
- a CDS encoding porin, with amino-acid sequence MMIHYTSRPRLFVLASLFLLTSIPTLAQEKYWVKPDSLYKYVQPSAALQFWGTYTSGEKAQFAANGPLEAVQNRVSFMARRARLGFSGKPYKGLSYAVMIQYDNLGKDKLSGVRGATNTGTLGILDAYVTWRFTKNEMGAITVGYFQPQISRECITGDLLVNSFDKSVSQTYIRQHMDGKSYGRATGLNIGGLKNSGSFSFGYNVGIFNNVTTAADPKNFPESAGKYWSPLTVERLTFTFGDPEKKTYSINYDANNYYSKRNGVTFAVFGSQQGRTDIFQNNHVNGFDVLFNYKNLNLDGEWSWLERKAEGHTLRGQTGHIRAGYNIVVSEKYFLEPCFMLTDYSGDSSGSVSGSDRLYDAGVNWYLNKKNCKLSVHYIVQEGAGVNGYTDGVTFQKGNYAGASLVLMI
- a CDS encoding cache domain-containing protein, producing the protein MKLRQKITLLISLALLVPTVVISTVAIYKIKSQANRDIAEYHDEEFAQLKVYLKHITDIAYGVIEAQHKALADSITRFNQHADSTQAKRSLTPAMMDPALQELSSIRFDNGEGYFWVTDNKLPFPTMLMHAEKKDLKGKVLDDPKHNVEKEKGRNIYQVRAERANADGDAFVEYIMKKPGTQEVVNKISYSRLYKPLGWIVSTGFYTDAIDQAVAEKKAASNQQVGQMVFFILALAAFILAVGLTVSIYFSKALTTAILNIKDTLEQLAQGRQVEQVHVHRRDEIGSMTHSLNALVLGLSSYTSFAKEIGEGNLQQTFTPLSQQDILGNELLSMRNNLKKAADEKAIRDWANEGLASLGEVLRRNNMNTQELATETLRELVKYTKMNQAALFMMEEGSGENDQYLQLVAAYAYERRKYMQKTIAVGEGMVGQCVLERGTIHLREVPEEYVNITSGLGHAVPRTLLIMPLIYNEVVYGVLEMASFREFGDHEIAFLEKIAQSIAGTIASVQTNERTKKLLEQSQQMSEEMKAQEEELRQNQEELQATSEQMRRRQVELEKENERLKDTLRSSGVDVQTTRTAYQTV